The Lycium barbarum isolate Lr01 chromosome 4, ASM1917538v2, whole genome shotgun sequence nucleotide sequence tgaatccatcatttttttttaacattgtttgtttttttaatatgacattcattttgttttttaatattgcttgattttgttaatatggggtccactttttttccgtgagtttggatgtggtgggttccacttttttttttttttttttttttaatactggttggtgtttaatatggggccatgaagaacttctattttttaatttttagtaaatattttttgtttaattcattttacttgtcatattttttttacacagttttttaaggaaacgtcaattagaattataatttcactaatttagcttattaattatttgatctccatttaatattattttttcttttatgacattaatctcttttcacatttattagagtaaggaaaaaatgaaaaagtaattaaattctatcttattttaatatataagtattttaagtatgttgttgtacaataatttcatttgctcccactaatgggtttgatacgcatgtggcaatgagtccatcattattgatttaattgtttgattttctaagcatttgttttttaacattatttgttttattaatatgggattcacttttttttttttttttttttttttaatattgcttgattctgttaatatggcgtccacttttttttcccgtgagtttggatgtggtgggttccacttttttttttaatactggttggtgtttaatatgggcccacattttttttaacattgtttatttttttaatatgggattcacttttttttttaatattgcttgattttgttaatatggggtccactttttttttcctgtgagtttggatgtggtgggttctacttttttttttttaatactgattggtgtttaattagggccccacaatttttttttaatattagttgttgtttaatatatatggggtccacaatGTTTTTTGGCTTGATtatgttaatatggggtccacttttttttgcccgtgagtttggatgtggtgggtttcactttttttttttttttgaatactggttggtgtttaatatggggcccacaatttatttattttaacattgtttgtttttttaatatgagattcctttttttttttttttaatattgcttgattttgttaatatggagtccacttttttttttcctgtgagtttggatgtggtgggttttttttttttttttttttttggtaatattggttggtgtttaatatgggcccataatttttttttaatattagttgtttaatatatatggagcccacattttttttatgggcctgtttaatatggggcctaaatttttgtttttttaatggcCCAAAACGGAGGACGAAAAAGCACCCTAACTGGTGCTTCTATATGGTAGTAATGaattctttctctttctttgttTCAAAGCTTCAATTTGAGACTTCCTTTCACTGAACATCAAGTTGGACTGATGAACGGAGAGTGATTGAGGGTGATGAATAAAGATGAAGTTTGGAAACCATAAATTAGTGCAGTGAGTTTTTTTATCCTATTTGCTGCAGTGAGTTATGAGATGTCAAAATGGAGGAGACCGCGACGCAGTAACAGACAATGTGTATTACTGTACATACattaatatatatatgaaaaatacgTGACATATACAAGTGATATATTGACCCAGTATGTTGTGTACTATACGTatcttgtatattgtgtataagTCATTTTATATCACGTGTATCATTATAATATAGTGACATACATATGACATACATGTGATACATTTGTGTAGGTTTGGCGTATGTTTAATGTGTATtccaagtatgtatatgtatgtatatatgtatgacggCTAGGGCATGCATGCATGTATGACAACTAGGGTATGTACGTATATGTTTTGAAGGAATCTTttggagtccggagccaaaatgacgtATTTTTGCAACCATTAGCTCAAaatagtatgcttttttttttagaccaaaatgggtatttcgttggataactaacgaaatacccacacacacactgttccggtgccgaataaattgttgcatttcgctacacatgtagcgaaatgcaacaaattttttttttctttttttttttgcatttcgatgtgcaattcacgaaatatgttttttttttttttttgcaatttgtgAAAGAAACTGTGTGCATGCAATTGACCTCATTTTTTTTAGTGaattgcatttcgttgtgcaattcacgaaatatgctcttttttttttttttgcatttcgtgaaactaatgattttttttttttttgcatttcgtgaattggtCAACGaaatagactttttttttttttttttttgcatttcgtgaaatgatcaacgaaataggcttttgtttttttgcatttcgtgaatcaatgaacgaaatagacttatttttttttcgTTGACCAATAAGaaatagacttttttttttttttttgcatttcgtgaaattaatgaaagaaactgttttttttatttcgttgacCAATAAGaaatagactttttttttttttgcatttcatgaattGATCGAcgaataggtttttttttttttttttttttgcatttcgtgaatcaatgaacgaaatagacttatttttttttttcgttgacCAATAAGaaatagacttatttttttttgttttttgcatttcgtgaaattaatgaaagaaactgtttttttttatttcgttgacCAATAagaaataaactttttttttttttttttttgcatttcgtgaattgatcaacgaaataggatttttttttctttttttttttttgcatttcgtgaatcaatgaacgaaatagttttattttattttattttatttcgttcatctaaaaacgaaattggaaatatatatatatatatatatataatttttgtatttcgttgatataccaacgaaataggaaattataattttttttttgcatttcttgtattaaaaaatgaaataggataaaaaaattagttttgtcctatatgtcgagaaaattagtcagctttattttcaaaaattgaaaccacataagtgaaattgacattcacagctacattactccgaaatttttatgttgaagtctattgcgcatcatcatattataagtaaagaaaactgaaaatttcccgccaatttgggggaaaattaaaattggaagggaaaaaagaggttttctagaaaatcggcccgGCCAAACCGCCTTACGACTGTTTGCGctgctagatctcggaaaaatatgcaaaatcaattttttttttttgcataaatcggatatccgagcgcaaagttatgactgtttaaagtttcaccaatttacaactactctttcaccAATTTATAACTACTCTTTCTCCTGTATTTTTTAACtatgtttttatctaattgaattagatttatattcaaaataaagttatgttttgattaaaaaataaaacacttaaacctaaagtttccaaacaaaacaagcgtgttattttttaatcaaaacataactttattttagaaaaaaaaattaaacacgcttgttttaaaaaaatccaCTTTATAAATTATCATAACTTTTTATAAAgttaaaaaatttatattttcacaattttattttaggaaacttaaaaaaaaaaacacacgaaaaagtggatttaaaaaaagaaaggaaaaactatattatttttgaattttgtgattttaattggtgtaattacgagttgatattttttcttgtacatgcaaataggtatgttatttatataaatgaaataaaaaaatatatatatatatatatatatatatttatttatcctatttcattgatatatgaatgaaatataaaaaaaaaatattccaattattttcctatttcgtttttatataaacgaaatacaaaaataaaataaaatgtttatcctatttcattggaaTATAActgaaatgcaaaatatatatatatatatatatatatatatattttccaatttcgtttttatatgaacgaaataattttttttatcctatttcgttttttaatacacaaaatgcaaaaaaaaaaaattataatttcctatttcgttggtatatcaatgaaatacaatatatatatatatatatatatatatatatatatatatatatatatatatatatatatatatatatatatatatatatatatatatatattccaatttcatttttagatgaacgaaataaaataaaataactatttcgttcattgattcacgaaatgcaaaaaaaaaaaaaaaaaaacctatttcattgatcaattcacgaaatgcaaaaaaaaaaaaaaattttgttcATTAGTTTcacaaattgcaaaaaaaaaaaaaaaaagagagcacatttcgtgaattgcacaacgaaatgcaattcactaaaaaaaaaatgaggtcAATTGCATGCACACACAATttctttcacgaattgcaaaaaaaaaaaaatgttgcatttcgctacatgtgtagcgaaatgcaacaatttattCGGCACGGAacagtgtgtgtgtgtgggtatttcgttggttatccaacgaaatacccattttggtctaaaaaaaaaaagcatactatttagggctaatggctgcaaaaatacgccattttggttccggactcgaatCTTTTGCTAGTTTTTAAAAACTAAATAATCTTGCTATAATATGTTATTAGGGGGCATTAATAATGCTATTTATGAAAATTCCCGTAAAGCTATTGGTCGAATACATCGACAACCCCTTAAATTTGTCAGTAATTAAATTCATCTAGACGCTTGAACTAGGACTTGTTCTGATTGAGTTCCTGAATACATGATAAAGTGTTTCTATTAGACTCTTCCGGCTCAAATGTTGAATTAATTCTTTCTGTGCGTGTTCTCAAGCGCCTATTTCGTAGataagttaaccacttaaaataCGCCAGTTCTCTTTAATGATACGCATTAATCTCAATAAGCCTGAAAAACCCAAGCCTGATTCAATTGAGGTTGATGTGATAAAGTAGGTAACATATATTTATGTGGTTAACTTATCTATGTAATAGGCGCTTGAGGcacacgcaaaaaaaaaaaaaatatcaaaatttgaGCCGGAAGTGTCTAATATGAACACCTTATCATGTGTTTAGGTGCTTAATTAGAACACGTCATATTTCAAATGTCTAAATAAATTTAATGACAAATTTAAGGAGTTGTCGATGTATTCCATCTGTTATCGTTAATGTGACACTATTTCTTTATTAGTTTGTTATTTTAATAAACAATTAAACTtgaattttccttcttacccttaGCAGGAAGTTTTTCTTCTCACATAAATGATATGACATGTTTAGAACTATAAGTTTCAAATTTCTTctaaccacacaaatattatgTCATGATTAGACtacaagtttaaaaaaaaattgtttttctttaatttctcgatgtgtcaaactatatcacataaattgaaacaaatagAATATTGTAATATTTTATCATCTAAAGTTATAGTATGTAGTAATCTGATTGCGTGAATATTTGGTATACAAGTAATGCATAAAACTCAGTCTATTAGTTAATGATAAGTGACTTCCCACATCGTTCTCAATCAAGTGTGGATGACGTCCATAGATGTTGTGACTTGTGACGAAATAACATGTCTAGTCCTGTATTTTTTTTATGGTAATGGAAGGTTGCGTTAGAATTAGGGATTTTGCGAAAGTTTTATGGCACGACTAGTGGTCCAAAGCATACAATGGCCTAAATAAACAAGATTAGGTACCAATCACAAAAGCAAATAGAAAAGAACGTACTATATAAGATGCTCATCCAGAAAAccagaaaaggaaagaagaaagaaagcaAAAGTGGGAAAACAAATACGAGTTGCATTATTAAGGATGTCGAGTATTCGGAAAGATGCTGGAATATCAAATATGATTGGTAcctaaccctctgtttggatggttgtttcccttggttcattaatgtacagtatgataTGATACAggatggtgttgtattgtattgtactgtattaatgaacacaatgtttggatagactgtaccATTTGTTgaggtttaataacatttgtattatttggtttgactgtatggtactgtataataacttgtaagtttactaaaatacccttaactcttaattagaaattagtttatatatattaataaaactcaggtaaagaataaaataggaactttaaaaaataagtaggtaataagtgggggtggtggaggggtgggtggtgtgaggtgggtggttgtgggatgagggtgagGGTAGTGGCTGGTAGGGGtaggggtggggttgggtggtggtggtgTGAAatgggtggtggaggggtgggtggtgtgaagtgggtggttgtgggatgaggataGGGGTAGTGAATAGTGAGTAGTGGGTAGTGGGTAGTAGGGTAGgcgtgagtggttgtgggggtggggttgggtggtggtgaggggtagtgggtggttgtgggataagGGTGGGGGTGGTAGGGGGTGGAGTGgtggtgagtggtagggtggggtggggtgggggtgaatGGTAGGGTGAGGGTGGGGTGGGATGGACGATGGAgggtggagggtggggtataatggggaaatgaaatacgtaaccacggaaaaatcacCAAATCCATGGTTACAAAAATTGGTACTTTTCAAGGTTATATAACCATAggatgaaccacgggtttacaacaccataccatataattttaagaacaatggaaacaaacatgatttcatacaaaatcatacattaatgaaccacgggaaaccaccatccaaacagggggtaaaaGGAAAACCAATTAACGGCGCAATCAGAATTTTTACTAAGAAAAGtcaaatataaagaaataaagctgactaataaACAGAGGAAATTTAACACATAATATATTATATGCATTAAAAAATTACCTATTCGCACAATGTAATTACCCATTGGACAAAGGTGGCTCTTTCACTACTATATGTTTACCCTAAATCTGAATGAAAGACATGTATATTTCATACACACATTTATCACTTaatcataatttatttatttttggtaaaTAACTAAATGTATATTACCAAGTAGGAAATTGTACAACTCATATCAAAACAGGCAGTTTGGACATCAAGCCCCAAACTTGCctcatctgcaacaacattatcGCCTATACTATTTGTTGTCTACTGTCTAAGGATAGAAATTAAGTCTTAGCATACAACCATCCAACTTTGGCATCCTAGCAGCTCTATAGTGCACTTCTTGGATAATGTTTCTAGTAACCTGCTCAGGTGATCTATGCTCTTCCTTGAATACTCTAGCATTCCTCCCTTTCCACACATGATAGACAGCCCCAGCAAGTGCCATCCTGTAGACTTCTTGAGTTGAAGCCTTTCCCTTTGCATGCGGAATGGCCCAGTGCACCTCATCATTCCAACCCATAGTAGGTCTTGTAATGCTTTGCCATACCAGCAGCTTCTCCCATATCTCTGTGGCATATGCACACTTGAATAGCATATGGTCTATATCTTTAGTTTCCACAGTGCACAGAGGGCACATAGGATCATCCAAATTTGCCCAACAAACAATCCTGTCTTTTGTTTGGAGACTCCTATTTAAAGCAAGATACAGTATGAATAACCATTTAGGGAGTCCAGAGTTGTTACAGAATAGTCTCCTCCAAACCACTTTAGGATGGTCCCCTTTCAGAGCTTTGTAGAACCATTTGATAGAGCAGGTTTCCATTCCAGCCACCATATTCTCAGACCATCCAGTTTGATCAAACAACCAAGTTGCTTTGAGTATCTTTTTGACCATCCAAGATGCTTGTGCAGCCTTTGTGTTCCAAATTTCTCCAGTTTTTACATAATAAGTGTGAATCCATTTTACCCATAATGTGTCCTTCTTCCTACAGATATTCCAGAGCATCTTTCCAATAGCAGCTTGATTCCATGTATATATGTCTAGAATGTTGAGTCCTCCAGCTACTCTAGGCAAGGATAGTCTCTCCCAGGCTATAAGTGCTTTCTTGGACCTAGATACATCTCCTGTCCACAGAAAGGTTCggcatgtagcctcaactagttCAATAACCTTTTTAGGTAATACAAAAGCTTGGGATCAAAACACCTGGATAGAAAACAGGACAAAATGCACCAGTTGTGCCCTTCCAGCATAGGACAAAAACTTTGTAGTCCAGGATTGAATTCTGGCCAGCATCTTATCAATGAGTGGTTTACATTGAAGAATAGACAGCCTCTTTGTACTAAGAGGGATGCCCAAATACCTGAAGGGTAGGTCCCCTTGGGTGAACCCCAAGCATTGTAGAATAGACTGCTGCAACTCTGGATTTACCCCTCTAAAGTAAATGGAGCTTTTATCAATGTTTGCCACCAGCCCAAGATGAACTAGAGAACCTCTGGAAACTTTGAAATAATAGTTGCACTGAATTCAGGTCTCCTTTGCAAAATAGTAGCAAGTCATCAGCAAAGCCAAGCTGTATGACTTGAAGCTTCTTACACCTGGGGTGGAATAGGAACCGTGGCTGATGGATCAGGTCTTTGAAAATTCTAGTCAAATATTCCATTGCAAGCACAAACAAGAAAGGGGACAAGGGATCACCCTGTCTAAGCCATTTCTTGGCATGGAAAGGAGGCATTGGATTCCCATTTATGATGACTCAGTAAGTTACTGTGCTCATACATATCATAATCCACTTAATGAAACATCTAGGGAACTGCAAGCACTCCAAAATCTGCTCAACATAACACTATTCCACAGAATCATAGGCCTTCCTCATATTTATTGTTAGCATACATCTAGGGCTAATACTTTTCCTACCATACCCCTTTACTAACTCATGACTAAGGATAATATTGTCTGTTATCAATCTCCCAGGGACAAAAGCAGATTGGCACTGATCTACTAAGCTATCCATGACTGGCTGCATTCTCATTGTCAAAATTTTAGAAATCAACTTGTAAAGCATTGTGCAACAAGAAATGGGTCTAAACTCAGTGACTCTAGAAGGGTTAGCAACTTTAGGGATAAGAGTAATGGTAGTACAGTTTATTGGTGTATACATCTCACCTTGTTCAAAGAAGTGTAGAACTGCCCCGGTGACATCTTGACCAATTATAGACCATGATTTCTTGAAGAAGTGGTCATTAAACCCATCACAATCAGGAGCCTTTTGGTCATCAATACTCAAGGGCCTGGTACACTTCCTCCTTTGTGACAGGAACAATCAGTTGTAATTGTTGTTCTTTAGTAAGACAGTTTCCATTTTGCATTATTCTAGGATCAATGGCAGGCAGCTGATCAGCTGAGGTACCTAGAAGAGCTTTGTAAAAGTTCATGATCCCCACCTCAATTTGATCTGGATTCTGCAACTGCTGGCCTTGGCTGTTAGTGAGGCATTTGATAGTGTTCTGGGCTTGCCTAATCTTTAAAGATGCAAAGAAATAAGCAGAATTCTCATCACCAAGATGGAGCCATTTAACTCTACATTTCTGCTTCAATATGCTCTCCTTCACTAGAGTCCATTTTTCAAGGTCCAGTTTGAGGGACTTTTCTGTCTAGAATAGTTCAGTTGGATGGTTATGATCCCTCATAGGCAGTTGAACATCAGCAAGCAATTGCCTATATTCCTGAATTTTTTCATCCACTTTCCCCAGCTTAGTATGGTTAAGTTTTTTCAAACTCTGTTTCACCATCTTCAGTTTCCACCATATAGCACCCATATGCTTGTATCTTGTAAGGGTGTCCCAGGCAGTTTTGACAGTCGGGATAAACTCATCAAGAGCTGCCAAGCAATTTAAGAATCTAAATGGTTTAGGTCCATGTTTCCTTCTTGTATCAAAATTGATGCTAAGGGGTGTATGATCTGAGTAGCCTGGATCCATCACCACAACCTCATTTTAGGGAAGTTGAAGCAACCATTCAGGATTCACCAATGCTCTATCAATTCTACTGTAGACCTGCCCATTTGTCCATGTGTACCACCTGTCCATAGCCTTCAGATCAGTCATATTTGTAACCtgcaaaaaaatattaaaatctcTAACTTCATTTTCCTGGACAGCACTGCCAAACTGCCTATCCTCCAGATCAGTAATAGTGTTGAAGTCTCCTATAGCAAGCCAGGGTCCTTGCATAGAGCTGTTTATATTTTCAAGGTCATTCCACAGTGCCCCTCTATCCTCTATTGTGTGCAGGCCATAGATAGCagttatatagaacttaatattgaGATTTGATATAGTGACCAGTCCATGGACTGTTTGAATGCTCATACTCACTAGATCAAAATCAAGCTTATTTGTATCCCAAATCACCTATATTCTGCCTTTTGGACTAAAGGTGTAGTTTGCACACCATTTTCAATTTGGAGCTAACTTACTAATAACCAGGCTGGCTTTTTCCTCCTTCACTCTATTCTCCAGTATTGCTATGATTCCTACCTCATTATTTTTTATGAacttttttacttcttttt carries:
- the LOC132637842 gene encoding uncharacterized protein LOC132637842; translated protein: MSPGQFYTSLNKPVMDSLVDQCQSAFVPGRLITDNIILSHELVKGGSLVHLGLVANIDKSSIYFRGVNPELQQSILQCLGFTQGDLPFRYLGIPLSTKRLSILQCKPLIDKMLARIQSWTTKFLSYAGRAQLVIELVEATCRTFLWTGDVSRSKKALIAWERLSLPRVAGGLNILDIYTWNQAAIGKMLWNICRKKDTLWVKWIHTYYVKTGEIWNTKAAQASWMVKKILKATWLFDQTGWSENMVAGMETCSIKWFYKALKGDHPKVVWRRLFCNNSGLPKWLFILYLALNRSLQTKDRIVCWANLDDPMCPLCTVETKDIDHMLFKCAYATEIWEKLLVWQSITRPTMGWNDEVHWAIPHAKGKASTQEVYRMALAGAVYHVWKGRNARVFKEEHRSPEQVTRNIIQEVHYRAARMPKLDGCMLRLNFYP
- the LOC132637843 gene encoding uncharacterized protein LOC132637843, whose translation is MDPGYSDHTPLSINFDTRRKHGPKPFRFLNCLAALDEFIPTVKTAWDTLTRYKHMGAIWWKLKMVKQSLKKLNHTKLGKVDEKIQEYRQLLADTEKSLKLDLEKWTLVKESILKQKCRVKWLHLGDENSAYFFASLKIRQAQNTIKCLTNSQGQQLQNPDQIEVGIMNFYKALLGTSADQLPAIDPRIMQNGNCLTKEQQLQLIVPVTKEEVYQALEY